The Gemmatimonadota bacterium genome includes the window GACATTGTGCGCCAAGGGAGATGTGCAAGCGCAACTCGACGAGTTCGCAACTGCGTTAATAACTTATGATGAAGTGATCGCACATTTTGATGACAGTGATGCACCTGCTCTTCAGGTTCCTGTCGCTCGGGCATTGTGCGGCAAGGGAAATATGCAAGTACAATTGGGCGAGTTAGCAGCTGGGGTAACGATTTATGATGAAGTGATCGCCCGCTTTGGTGACAGCGATATAATTGATCTCCAAGAGCGAGTCGCCTGGGTATTATGCAAAAAGGGAGATGTGCAAAGCCGACTTGGCGAGTTTACGTCGGCGGTAGCGTGTTATGATGAAGTGATCACACGCTTTGGTGACAGCGAGGCTCTCATGCTTCAGGAGCGTGTTGCTTGGGCATGGTCCGGCAAGGGAGATGTGCAAGGACGACTCGGCGAGTTTGTGGCTGCGATTTCTGCCTATGACGAAGCGGTCGCTCTCTTGGGTGATAGTGATGCACCCGATCACCAGGTTCCGGTCAACTGGACATTGTTCAAAAAGGGTATGAGACAAATCCAGATGGGCCGTGCGAAAGAAGCTCTACGCACCTGTGAAGAGATTGAAAGAAGACTCGATGCCTTGACCGGCAATGAGAAGATTGAGTTTTCATGGCGCACAAAGTGTCTGCAGGTTTTGGCGCTGATGGTCCAGAAAAAACGTCGGGCTGCCGTGGACATGTTCCGGTCTGCGTATGCTGTGTTCGTACCTGACAACGAAACGATAATGCACGAGATGTTACATTTTGTGCCTGAGTTGATTGCACAGGGTGTTTCGGAGCGTGACCTTATTGAGATTCTGTCCAGCGACAAGGAGAAATTGGACGCATTAGTACCTCTCATAGTTGCTCTGCTACAGCGTGCTGGCGAGGTGGTTCGCGCGCCTGTGGAAGTCCTTGAGGTCGCGAAGGATATCAATAAGGATATTGACGCGAAAATGGCGAGTTGAGATGGGTGGTTGGCAGGTTTTACATATCAGAAGCTCTCATAGGAAAGCCCAACGGTTTAGAGGGAACCGTTGGGCTTTTTGTGTGGTTTTCTCTGGCTTCCGCCAGGGTCAAGGCCGAAAGATTTTTAGATTGAGTTCGTTGATCTGGCGGTAGTGTTTCCTATTCGCTGTGCAAAGTGTTACATGATTTTCAATAGCTGTTGCTGCAATTGTGGCATCGGCCAGATACAGTGCTGTCTTAAGGGTATATTCTTCCATATATACAGACGCTCTGTGTCCGATATTTTCAGTGAGGGGTAAGGTCTGAAAGGCGTGATCAGTGAGAAAATCCTTGATCGTTTTTAATTCCTGCCGATTTCTCGCACCCTGGATAAATTCCATATACGTAACAATTGATATCTGACGATCATCGATACTTTCAACGAGTTTTGCAGCCCCTTCATGACCTCTGAAAACCCATATCACAACATCGGTATCAAAAATCATTCAAGCGGCCTTTTCTCAAATTGCGGACGTAAGCATCGACATCTGCCATGTCTTTCCTGTCTCGCCACATCCCAAAAGCTTCATGGTCTTTTATAGATTTGTTTGTTCGCTGTTGGCTGGGAGAGAGGATGGCTTTTTCCTTGCCGCGATAAAAAATGGTGACCGATTCGTTGCGGTCAAGTGCGAGTAAGACATCTTTCATGCGTCGTCTCAGGTCGAGAATAGATGCTTTCATAATTCCTCCTTAAAGTGTACACATAATGTGTGCAATTGAAGATAAGATGTCAAGCGGTGAATTGGCTTCTGCGTTGTTAAGATCGTTAGTCGCTCTTAGATGATTCAGCATAGGAGGCATATGCTGATCGCACGATTTTCTTTATTGCGTACCCATATCCTACTGACAGCTAACGACTTATATCGCCCTTCACTTTTTGTCAACAATTTGGTTGACATTTTTTGGGGAAATATTATTTTGTCAACAGTTTTGTTGACAAAATTTAATGAATCACCGGGAGATGTGTAATGAATAAGTCCGATCGGCCGATCCGCAAGTTCAATCCGGGGACGTTTCAGTCCGATGAGGAGGTGATTGAGCAGTTTGCGGTGGGGAAACACGAACTCGATATGGTGCTTGGGGTGCTGCGCGGGAATATCGGTTCACCATCGTGTCAGCACGTTCTGGTGGTCGCGCCCCGGGGTCGGGGAAAGACTATGTTGCTCGCGCGCGTCTCGGCGGAGTTGAATGCTGACGAGGAACTCTTTAGATGTTTTTTGCCGGTTCGGTTTATGGAGGAGAGTCACGAGATATTCGATCTCGCGGATTTTTGGCTCGAGACGCTGTTCTATGTTGCGCGGGAGAGTGTCGGGCACGATTCCGCGCTCGCGCAGGCGTTGCGAGAGGCGCACGCCGATCTGACTGATCGATGGGACGAGGAGGCGCTCGAAGATCGCGCCCGTGACACTGTCCTGGATGCGGCGGACCGATTGGGTAGGAAACTCGTTCTTATGGTGGAAAACCTGCAGACACTCTGCGAAGATGTGGATGACGATTTTGGCTGGCAACTGCGCGGCGCGTTGGAGTCCGAGCCTCGGATTATGCTGCTCGCTACTGCGACGAGTCGCTTTGAGGGGCTGGAAGATGCAGAGGAACCGTTCTTCGAGTTGTTCCGAATCATCGATCTGGAACCGCTGGGTACTGAGGACTGTTGCCGTCTGTGGCAGGTGGTCAGCGGCGATGAGGTGACAGAGCGCGAGATCAGGCCACTCGAGATTCTGACTGGGGGCAATCCCCGCCTTCTGGTTATGGTCGCTGAGTTCGCACACCACCGGTCGTTGCGCCAGTTGATGGAAGAATTGGTGACGCTGATTGACGAGCATACCGAGTATTTTCGCAGTTATCTGGAGGCTTTGCCCAGGAGCGAACGCCGCGTGTATCTCGCGTTGATTGATTTTTGGCGACCATCGAGTACGAGCGAGATCGCGGCGCGGGCGCGTATGGGGGTTCGGTCCGTATCAACTATGCTCGGTCGGCTTGTCACCCGGGGTGCGGTTGTTGTGGAGGGGACTGGCAGGAAGCGTTTGTACGCGGCAGGAGAACCTCTCTATAGCATCTATTACAAGCTGCGGCGCGAGCGCGACGAGGCGATAGTTATGAGAAGTCTGATCCATTTTATGATGGCGTTCTACGGGATAGGCGAGTTGTACCAGATGTCGGGGCGGCTGAATCTGGGGGCGGCGATTATTCGCGAGGGTATTGAGCGTGCGCTCGTCGAACAACCGCACGTTGAGGACAGTTTTTTGCGCGTGGCAGGGTCGGCCATCGAATATATACCGGACAGGGCGACGGCAAATGCACCATTCTCGGCGGAACTGCGTTTAAAAGAGGAGATCCAATCGGCGCTCGATGAGAAAGAATTTGAACGGGTTATCGAGATTGGGGACCATTTTATCGCTTCTGGAGGCGTGGATGCATCTCTCATGCCGGAGTCTCTCGTTGCCTACATATTGCATATGAGGGCTATTGCTTGTGAGAAATTGGAAGATTTCCAGGAGGTGGTCGCGGTCTGCGACGAGATGGTTGAGCGTTTCGACGATGCAGGTGACCAGACACTTCTGGCGCGGATGGCTCGGGTATTGATCCACGGGGCAAGAGCGAGATATGAACTCGGAGAGTTGGATCTGACGGTGTCGGCTTATGAGGATGTGATTGAGCGTTTTGGCTCCAGTGATGCTCCCGATTTCCAGTTCCCGGTCGTTCTGGCGTTGTTAAAGCAGGGAGATTTGCAAGTTCAACAGGGGGAGTTGGACCTGGCGATGTCGGCTTATGAGGATGTGATCGCGCGTTTTGGGACCAGCGATGCGTCGGGAATTCAACTTATGGTCGCTCTGGCATTGTCTCAAAAGGGAGATTTACAAGCCCAACTGGGAGAGTTGGATTTGGCAGTATCTGCGTATGAGGATGTGATCGCGCGTTTTGATACCAGCGATGTGCCAGCGATCCAGGTTCTGGTCGCCTGGGCATTGTCCCAAAAGGGTATGATACAAATTAAGGTAGGGCGTATGAAAGAAGCTTTGCTCATAAGTGAAGAGCTTGAGGGAAGACTCGGTGCGTTGGCTGACGATGAGAAGGTGATGTTTGTATGGCGAGCAAGGTATGTCCAGGCTTTGGCACTGCTGCTAAGGAACAGACAACGGATGGCTATGGATGTGTTTCAGTCGGCGTATGCTGTGTTCTTACCTGACAACGAGACGATGATGTACGAGATGCTACAACTCGTGCCCGATTTGATCGCAAACGGTGCTCCTGAGCGCGATCTTGTCGGGATTCTTCTGTCCAGGGGCAAATCCGATGCGCTGGAACCTCTTATTGTTGCCTTGCGACAGCGTACCGGCGAGGTGGTTCGCGCGCCTGTGGAGGTTCTCGAGGTCGCGAGGGATATCAATAGGCGTATTGAGTTTTTCCGGAATGTATAAAAATATTAAAATACATTGAGACATAATCTGAATGCGTGATCTTGATGAGTATCAGAATCATTGTTTTGCGCATTATGTGTTTCCCAATATGCGAATGTATAATGTGCCGCTGAATCGCACATGTGCGCGTTTCAGTTTTTCGATTTCTTGCTTTTTTTCTGTAAGTTCTTGTTCCATCCGCCTCAATTCGAGATAGTGAATTGGCGGATAAGCCATTTTTGCGATTTCCAGTTTTTCACAAATTCTCAATATTTCTTCTGATAGATTTTTTTTGCGTTCTGATAAATTTTGAGGGACGGGCTGAAGCCGCGAGATATCTACTTTTTGGGTAAATTGAAATTTCAATGTCCGGAGGGTGACGGTGATGGTATTGGGGGTTTCACGCCCGGGGGAGAATGTTTCAGTTGCTTTGAGCTGTCCAGATGCAAAACTGTTTTCGGGGATTTGCTTTACCAGCTCTTCCCAGGTTTTGTTTTTCAATTGGAGCGTCTGAATTCTCACGGGGTGGTCCGTCTCGCGCACGCGCACTTTGTCCGGTAAGATGGCACCGTGTTCTCCGCACGTTTGAACCTGTCCGTTGTATATGATCCAGAACATGGCGGGCCTGGCATCGAGGATCACGCCTTCTCCGCGTATGTGCTCCCGCGTGTGTCGCCAGCGTCCTTCAAAGGCTAAGATGGTTTCTGTGTCGGCTTGTCGGTAATCTGCGTATGCAGCAGGGGGCGTGGCCATGAGGTATCTGAATGATTTCCAGATGCCTCCCATGTGCAATACGGGCAGGAATATCAGGAGCATACATACGAGTCCGATTAACAGGCAGCGTTCTCCCTTAGATCCGGTTTTGATTCTGTATTTTGCGCTGCCAGGGAAGACACAGACCGCTGAATAGGGATAAAATAGGGGTACGCCGCTTTTGGTGGCGCAATCGGCGACTATATGGCTCATGTAGCCCAGGAGCAAGGCCGCGTAACACGGGATTTGATAGATGAGCAGGGGCCAGATCATGACCGATAGGGCGAGGAGGCAGAGCAGCGAGTGTGTGATTGTGCGGTGTCCCCATTGTCTCTCGATGGGGATAGATGCAAACGGGAGCACGCGACCGATATAACTGTGCGGGGAATCTATATCCGGGAGCACGCTTCCTATGATGGCGCATGCGACAGCGGGGAGACTGCGGTGAAGGGGCAGGGAGAAGAACGAAAAGGATCCCGCTACGGTGAGCAGGCCAAATGCGATGTGTGTGGGTGCGGTCATCGTCTGAACCTGTACGTGAAGAATCGTATGCCTACGAGTATCGCGCTGCCAATACCGGCGAGGACATAGCCTTCCATACTGCCGATGCCGCGCATGAAGAATCGGGCTGCGACAACGACCAGCAGAAGCAACACCACAGCGAACGTAAGATCAATCTGGTTTCGGGCGCCTGTGTGAGATACATGTCGCACGGCAGATCGGGTCACGGCGGGTTCTTTGCGGAGTTTTTCGACGATTTCGATGATGGCGCGCGGGTTGCCAGCACTTTGTTGCAATATGGAGGTTTCGGTCATGCGGTAGTCTTCTATGTCGGCGCCGGCAGTACACTGCCAGATCAGGTGTTTTGCTTCGGAGGTGGATAAGGGTTCTATTTCTATGCGATCGAATTTCCAGAAGTGTTTTTCATACGTTTTTACAATTTCTCGCAGGGCGGCTATGATGATGTACTTGCGGTTGAGTTTGTCGATTAGTCGCCCGACGGAGGGGGTTATATCTGATAAGTCATCTATAATTAAGACGCATTCGTTTTTTGTCACTGCGTCGAGTACTATGTCTGTCCAGGCTTGAATGGTCTCGCGAGCGTGCCGTTTTTTGATTTTTTCAAAGTCCTCAATGTGCGGATAGAGTTTTCCGCTTTTGTGAAGTTCTTCTGCAATATTTATGAGGGCTTCTTTTATTGGGGATAGGGTTTTTACTTTGAGGACATGGTCTGCATCGACTTGCGCGAGGAGATGGCTTTTGCCTATGCCGACGGGACCGACTATCAGGGTGTCGATGCGTTTTGCCAAGTTTGTTTTTAACAGATGAAGTTTTTCTTTTCGTTCTACTGGCTGGTGTATCATGAGAAACGCCCTCCTGTATGGGTTGGAATTGAAACTTTGTGCTCTTCATATAATGCAAAAAGCGTGCCAAAATTTGCCAAAAATTCGTAAGTGCTTGCAGGAGAGCGTGTTTTTAGAAAATGCTGAAAAATGGGCCTGTGGGGAACTGTTTCAAATGAAACAGTTGGTGTGTCAAATGAAACAGTTGGGATAGGAATGAAACAGGGGGATTAGAGGGTACCGTCAGGGGTCTGCATCGCTATAATGACTCTGCCAGATACAAAAAGCCCGACCAGGTGGGGACAGGTGAGGTGCATTCAACAATATCTCGTTTAACGCAATTCACCAAAATGGGAAACAAAAATGAGAAAATCCAGAAAATCAACGGGGCCATCCCCGTTGAAATCCAATTTTGGATCGTAATTACTATCCGTGTGCAAAAGCTTAAAACCATTCCCAAAGCGCAGAAAGTCGGAAAATGCAACGCGCCCATCGCCATCGACATCACATACGAGATCCGTCGCCATGCTTCCGCCCGTTGACAGCGTGTAATTCACGCGCCGCCTTTCTCCCGAAAGCGATGTTTCCATCACAATAAATACTACCTCGTCAAAACGGTTGGCTCCTGGAATTATCACCGTTGTCCCGCGTGGGTACAATAGTTCGACACCGGACGGAGAGATTAGCATAACCAGCAACGTCCAGTCCCCCTGGTCATCCAGCGAAAACACCCCTCGAAGCCCGCCAAAGATATTTGAAGTATCTACGCGCAAATATGTCGTCCCCAAATGATCAACCGTTTCAGACCCTTCAAAAGAACCACCTGTGCCGAGGGGTATATTGGCATGCTTTATCGAGGGCAAATCGCGCGCTTCAACATAATACCCGGGGCGGGCACGCTCATCCGTCAAATAATTCCACGCGGCAAACCGCGGCATCACCTGGGCAAATTCGCCCAGAGGCATTCCATCATCAATAAGCGACAAACTGTATTTGCTCGAATCGCGTTTTTTGAGCAACTCCCAAACGCCTTTGATCACATCCGCTCCATAAACCTGCTCGACGTGATGGGCAAAAATCGACGCGCCGAAAGGATGGCGACTTCCAGAATCTTTGTCCAATGACGCTTCGGGATCGTCGTAGAAACACGAATAATAGCTCGGGCAACTCATGTACTGATAAAAATCATTTACTTCGGGATAGGCTACATCCTCCATCCAGGTCGCCGTGGCTTCCTGCCACCACGCAGCGGCAAAATCGGCATAATACCCAAATTGAATCGCGTGAAAAAACTCGTGTGCAGCCGTCACGCGCAAACCATCCAATCCGCGTGACTCGTAAATATTCTCTGCATAATTATTGTCAATTTCTATATAACTCGGCGTTGTCAACTCTCTAGGTACAATCGGCCAAGCATAGCCATAAGCCCGCAGAAAGGCGAGATTTTTAATATACACATCGTAAACACCATCGCCATCGGATGGAGGGGGATTATAGCCCAGTTGATTGATCTCCAAATCCCAAACATCCTCAAAAACCCGCGCGGCCTCATCGACATAATCCGGTACACCATTGGCGTCTGTATCGGTTGGAGCAACGGCGTGTATCCCCACCGTATCGTAGTGAATTTTGAAATGCCCCCCCGAAGACAGAATTGAATGACTCAGAATAGGGCGCTGCTGGAGAAACGCAAATGCCTCCTTGGCTGCGGGAGGCAAACGATCCCAATTCGCGGTTAAACCCCTTATTGCCGATGTCCCACAAATCGCCCTATCCAGTCGAAACTCGCTATCAGCGGGCAGAACTTCGGGGAAAAAATGGGCACACGCACGACAGTAAATATCGTGCAATTCAGTCCCGGGTATAAAAATGGGCGGGACTTGTGCATGCGCGGATTTACCCGCGAATAAAATAATCGCCAACAAAACAGCACGTCTCCCCATCTCAGTCCCCCCAGACAATTTCGTGGGCGTTGATGACGGGTCCTTCGAGGCAGACGCAGCGATAGCGGCGGTCTTCGGTGGGATATGTTTTGTATTCGACTACGCATCCGACACAGGCGCCAAAACCGCAGGCCATGTGGTTTTCGAGGGAGGCATAGCAGGGGGCGTTTAATTCGGCGGCGATGTGGGCTACGCGCGCCATCATGGGATGGGGACCACAGGTGAGGATGGTGGTGTG containing:
- a CDS encoding PIN domain-containing protein, whose protein sequence is MIFDTDVVIWVFRGHEGAAKLVESIDDRQISIVTYMEFIQGARNRQELKTIKDFLTDHAFQTLPLTENIGHRASVYMEEYTLKTALYLADATIAATAIENHVTLCTANRKHYRQINELNLKIFRP
- a CDS encoding type II toxin-antitoxin system Phd/YefM family antitoxin, producing the protein MKASILDLRRRMKDVLLALDRNESVTIFYRGKEKAILSPSQQRTNKSIKDHEAFGMWRDRKDMADVDAYVRNLRKGRLNDF
- a CDS encoding tetratricopeptide repeat protein, with protein sequence MNKSDRPIRKFNPGTFQSDEEVIEQFAVGKHELDMVLGVLRGNIGSPSCQHVLVVAPRGRGKTMLLARVSAELNADEELFRCFLPVRFMEESHEIFDLADFWLETLFYVARESVGHDSALAQALREAHADLTDRWDEEALEDRARDTVLDAADRLGRKLVLMVENLQTLCEDVDDDFGWQLRGALESEPRIMLLATATSRFEGLEDAEEPFFELFRIIDLEPLGTEDCCRLWQVVSGDEVTEREIRPLEILTGGNPRLLVMVAEFAHHRSLRQLMEELVTLIDEHTEYFRSYLEALPRSERRVYLALIDFWRPSSTSEIAARARMGVRSVSTMLGRLVTRGAVVVEGTGRKRLYAAGEPLYSIYYKLRRERDEAIVMRSLIHFMMAFYGIGELYQMSGRLNLGAAIIREGIERALVEQPHVEDSFLRVAGSAIEYIPDRATANAPFSAELRLKEEIQSALDEKEFERVIEIGDHFIASGGVDASLMPESLVAYILHMRAIACEKLEDFQEVVAVCDEMVERFDDAGDQTLLARMARVLIHGARARYELGELDLTVSAYEDVIERFGSSDAPDFQFPVVLALLKQGDLQVQQGELDLAMSAYEDVIARFGTSDASGIQLMVALALSQKGDLQAQLGELDLAVSAYEDVIARFDTSDVPAIQVLVAWALSQKGMIQIKVGRMKEALLISEELEGRLGALADDEKVMFVWRARYVQALALLLRNRQRMAMDVFQSAYAVFLPDNETMMYEMLQLVPDLIANGAPERDLVGILLSRGKSDALEPLIVALRQRTGEVVRAPVEVLEVARDINRRIEFFRNV
- a CDS encoding metal-dependent hydrolase; this encodes MTAPTHIAFGLLTVAGSFSFFSLPLHRSLPAVACAIIGSVLPDIDSPHSYIGRVLPFASIPIERQWGHRTITHSLLCLLALSVMIWPLLIYQIPCYAALLLGYMSHIVADCATKSGVPLFYPYSAVCVFPGSAKYRIKTGSKGERCLLIGLVCMLLIFLPVLHMGGIWKSFRYLMATPPAAYADYRQADTETILAFEGRWRHTREHIRGEGVILDARPAMFWIIYNGQVQTCGEHGAILPDKVRVRETDHPVRIQTLQLKNKTWEELVKQIPENSFASGQLKATETFSPGRETPNTITVTLRTLKFQFTQKVDISRLQPVPQNLSERKKNLSEEILRICEKLEIAKMAYPPIHYLELRRMEQELTEKKQEIEKLKRAHVRFSGTLYIRILGNT
- a CDS encoding dockerin type I domain-containing protein; translation: MGRRAVLLAIILFAGKSAHAQVPPIFIPGTELHDIYCRACAHFFPEVLPADSEFRLDRAICGTSAIRGLTANWDRLPPAAKEAFAFLQQRPILSHSILSSGGHFKIHYDTVGIHAVAPTDTDANGVPDYVDEAARVFEDVWDLEINQLGYNPPPSDGDGVYDVYIKNLAFLRAYGYAWPIVPRELTTPSYIEIDNNYAENIYESRGLDGLRVTAAHEFFHAIQFGYYADFAAAWWQEATATWMEDVAYPEVNDFYQYMSCPSYYSCFYDDPEASLDKDSGSRHPFGASIFAHHVEQVYGADVIKGVWELLKKRDSSKYSLSLIDDGMPLGEFAQVMPRFAAWNYLTDERARPGYYVEARDLPSIKHANIPLGTGGSFEGSETVDHLGTTYLRVDTSNIFGGLRGVFSLDDQGDWTLLVMLISPSGVELLYPRGTTVIIPGANRFDEVVFIVMETSLSGERRRVNYTLSTGGSMATDLVCDVDGDGRVAFSDFLRFGNGFKLLHTDSNYDPKLDFNGDGPVDFLDFLIFVSHFGELR